In the genome of Bacillaceae bacterium S4-13-56, one region contains:
- the groL gene encoding chaperonin GroEL (60 kDa chaperone family; promotes refolding of misfolded polypeptides especially under stressful conditions; forms two stacked rings of heptamers to form a barrel-shaped 14mer; ends can be capped by GroES; misfolded proteins enter the barrel where they are refolded when GroES binds) has product MAKEIKFSEEARRAMLRGVDTLANAVKVTLGPKGRNVVLEKKYGSPLITNDGVTIAKEIELEDHFENMGAQLVAEVASKTNDVAGDGTTTATVLAQSMIREGLKNVASGANPVGVRRGIEKAVELAVQELKAVSKPIEGKDSIAQVAAISSGDNEVGQLIAEAMERVGNDGVITIEESKGFSTELEVVEGMQFDRGYASPYMVTDQDKMEAVLEDPYILITDKKIASIQEVLPVLEQVVQQGKPLLMIAEDVEGEALATLVVNKLRGTFNAVAVKAPGFGDRRKAMLEDIAVLTGGEVITEDLGLELKSANITQLGRASKVVVTKENTTIVEGNGESDKIAARVNQIRAQMEETTSEFDKEKLQERLAKLAGGVAVIKVGAATETELKERKLRIEDALNSTRAAVEEGIVSGGGTALVNVYNKVADLNLEGDEATGASIVLRALEEPVRQIAHNAGLEGSIVVERLKHEQIGVGFNAATGVWVNMIDAGIVDPTKVTRSALQNAASVAAMFLTTEAVVADLPEEDNGGGMPDMGGMGGMGGMM; this is encoded by the coding sequence ATGGCAAAGGAAATTAAGTTTAGTGAAGAAGCACGCCGTGCTATGTTGCGCGGAGTAGATACTCTTGCAAACGCTGTTAAGGTAACTTTAGGACCAAAAGGACGTAACGTCGTTCTTGAAAAGAAATATGGTTCTCCTCTTATCACAAATGATGGAGTAACTATTGCGAAAGAAATCGAACTAGAAGATCATTTTGAAAATATGGGTGCTCAGCTAGTAGCTGAAGTTGCTTCTAAAACAAATGATGTTGCTGGGGACGGTACAACTACTGCGACCGTTCTAGCTCAATCTATGATCCGCGAAGGATTGAAAAACGTAGCATCTGGTGCAAATCCAGTAGGCGTACGTCGTGGAATTGAAAAAGCTGTTGAGCTTGCTGTTCAAGAGCTAAAAGCTGTTTCTAAGCCGATTGAAGGAAAAGACTCTATCGCACAAGTTGCTGCTATTTCTTCTGGTGATAACGAAGTAGGTCAACTTATCGCTGAAGCTATGGAACGTGTGGGTAACGATGGGGTTATCACAATCGAAGAATCTAAAGGATTCTCTACTGAACTAGAAGTAGTAGAAGGTATGCAATTTGATCGTGGATATGCTTCTCCATACATGGTTACTGACCAAGATAAAATGGAAGCTGTTCTCGAAGATCCGTATATTTTAATCACTGATAAAAAGATTGCAAGCATCCAAGAGGTACTTCCTGTTCTTGAACAAGTGGTACAACAAGGTAAGCCATTATTGATGATTGCTGAGGATGTTGAAGGGGAAGCTCTTGCAACTCTAGTTGTAAACAAGCTTCGCGGAACATTCAATGCAGTAGCTGTTAAAGCTCCTGGATTTGGTGATCGTCGTAAGGCTATGCTCGAAGATATCGCTGTTCTAACTGGTGGTGAAGTAATTACAGAAGATCTTGGCCTTGAGTTGAAGAGCGCTAACATCACTCAACTAGGTCGCGCTTCTAAAGTTGTTGTAACAAAAGAAAATACAACAATTGTAGAAGGCAACGGAGAAAGCGACAAGATTGCTGCTCGCGTAAATCAAATTCGTGCTCAAATGGAAGAAACTACTTCCGAATTCGATAAAGAAAAATTACAAGAGCGTTTGGCTAAGTTAGCTGGTGGAGTTGCAGTAATCAAGGTTGGTGCTGCTACTGAAACTGAGCTGAAAGAACGTAAGCTTCGTATTGAAGATGCCCTTAACTCTACTCGTGCTGCAGTAGAAGAAGGTATCGTATCTGGTGGAGGAACTGCACTTGTTAATGTATATAACAAAGTAGCAGATCTTAACCTTGAAGGAGACGAAGCAACTGGTGCTAGCATCGTACTTCGTGCATTGGAAGAGCCAGTTCGTCAAATTGCACACAACGCAGGTCTTGAAGGATCTATCGTTGTTGAGCGCTTAAAGCATGAACAAATCGGAGTTGGTTTCAACGCTGCAACTGGCGTGTGGGTAAACATGATCGACGCTGGTATCGTTGACCCAACTAAGGTTACACGTTCTGCTCTACAAAACGCTGCATCCGTAGCTGCTATGTTCCTAACTACTGAAGCAGTAGTTGCTGATCTACCAGAAGAAGATAATGGTGGCGGCATGCCTGACATGGGTGGCATGGGCGGAATGGGCGGCATGATGTAG
- a CDS encoding ABC-F family ATP-binding cassette domain-containing protein produces the protein MILMQLNQISKQFGADVILSNIKIEVQTRDRIAIVGRNGAGKSTLLKIMAGHMSYDVGEIYQPKDTTLGYLAQDTGLESSQTIWEEMLEVFKPLRKMELELRQMEQQMADPDVIANTSQFEQLLKDYDQKQLVFKEKGGYRYEADIRSVLHGLHFHQIGFDTVIHTLSGGQKTRLALGKLLLQEPDILILDEPTNHLDIDTLTWLEGYLQGYKGAIVIVSHDRYFLDKIVNTVYDISFQSSKKYHGNYSAYLSEKANEFERDSKRFEKQQAEIKRLEDFVQKNIVRASTTKRAQARRKQLEKMERIDRPKTDDKSANFSFRIKSQSGNDVLKINDLTFQYSNTSNPTFSNVTFHINRGESIALVGPNGVGKTTLLKSIIGQLKAASGEIQIGTNVQIGYYDQEQNELNSSKTVLKELWDLYPLKPEKEIRTVLGNFLFSGDDVLKTVSSLSGGEKARLSLAKLMMEEANFLILDEPTNHLDLDSKEVLEAALIDYPGTLLFVSHDRYFINRIATQVIEMSSTSATTYLGDYDYYVEKKLEEKELTEWELQNQNSSISVDSVGGGEAKQDYENDKAFKRQVRKYQRRIEEIEASVEELEKKIEDNEELLCDPDVFQDHERALELTTSNEESQKQMDALMEEWEEIHEKLGEI, from the coding sequence ATGATACTAATGCAGCTTAATCAAATTTCCAAACAGTTCGGTGCGGATGTCATCCTTTCGAACATAAAAATAGAAGTTCAGACTCGTGATCGAATTGCCATCGTTGGTAGAAATGGAGCAGGAAAGTCTACTCTATTAAAAATTATGGCTGGACACATGTCTTATGACGTTGGTGAAATCTATCAGCCTAAAGATACAACTCTTGGCTACCTTGCACAGGATACTGGACTAGAATCTTCTCAGACCATATGGGAAGAGATGTTAGAAGTTTTCAAGCCCTTAAGAAAAATGGAACTGGAACTTCGACAAATGGAACAACAAATGGCTGATCCTGATGTAATTGCAAACACATCCCAGTTTGAGCAACTTTTAAAAGACTATGATCAAAAGCAGCTAGTCTTTAAAGAAAAAGGTGGATACCGATACGAAGCGGACATCCGAAGTGTGCTTCATGGATTACATTTTCATCAAATTGGCTTTGATACAGTCATTCATACATTAAGTGGCGGCCAAAAGACAAGGCTTGCTCTAGGAAAGCTATTATTACAAGAACCTGATATTTTAATTTTGGATGAGCCTACAAACCACTTAGATATAGACACACTTACTTGGCTAGAAGGCTACCTACAAGGATATAAGGGAGCCATCGTTATTGTATCCCACGATCGCTATTTTTTAGACAAAATAGTGAATACCGTCTATGATATATCTTTTCAATCGTCCAAAAAATATCATGGCAACTATAGCGCATATTTGAGTGAAAAAGCCAATGAGTTTGAAAGAGATTCAAAACGATTTGAGAAGCAACAAGCTGAGATCAAACGATTAGAAGATTTTGTACAAAAAAACATTGTGCGAGCTTCTACAACTAAACGTGCTCAGGCTAGGAGAAAACAGCTTGAGAAAATGGAAAGGATAGACCGTCCTAAAACGGATGACAAATCAGCCAATTTTTCATTCCGTATCAAGAGCCAGAGTGGAAATGATGTACTTAAAATTAATGATCTTACATTTCAATACTCGAATACAAGTAACCCAACTTTTTCCAACGTAACTTTTCATATCAATCGTGGGGAAAGTATTGCTTTAGTTGGTCCAAACGGAGTTGGGAAGACCACTCTCTTAAAATCAATTATAGGTCAACTTAAGGCAGCATCTGGCGAGATTCAGATTGGCACCAACGTTCAAATCGGATATTATGACCAGGAGCAAAATGAATTGAACTCCTCCAAAACGGTACTAAAGGAGCTTTGGGACCTTTATCCCCTTAAGCCAGAAAAAGAGATACGAACCGTTCTTGGTAACTTTTTATTTAGTGGAGATGACGTTTTAAAAACTGTTTCCTCATTGAGTGGTGGAGAAAAAGCTAGGCTGTCTTTAGCAAAACTCATGATGGAAGAAGCCAATTTTCTTATTTTGGACGAGCCTACTAACCATCTGGATTTGGATAGTAAGGAAGTTCTAGAAGCTGCTCTCATTGATTATCCTGGAACACTCCTATTTGTATCTCACGATAGATATTTTATTAATCGAATCGCAACACAAGTGATTGAAATGAGCTCAACTTCAGCAACCACTTACCTTGGAGATTACGATTATTATGTTGAAAAGAAACTCGAGGAAAAAGAGCTGACGGAATGGGAATTGCAAAATCAGAATTCCTCTATATCAGTGGACTCCGTTGGCGGTGGAGAGGCCAAGCAAGATTATGAAAATGATAAAGCTTTCAAGCGACAGGTTAGAAAGTATCAACGTCGAATTGAGGAAATCGAGGCCTCTGTAGAAGAATTAGAAAAGAAAATTGAGGATAATGAAGAGCTGTTATGTGATCCTGATGTTTTTCAGGATCATGAGCGAGCTTTGGAACTTACGACTTCTAACGAGGAATCACAGAAACAGATGGATGCTCTTATGGAAGAATGGGAAGAGATCCACGAGAAGTTGGGAGAAATTTAA
- a CDS encoding redox-sensing transcriptional repressor Rex, which translates to MDMDYQKIPQATAKRLPLYYRFLNNLHNQGKQRVSSKELSDAVKVDSATIRRDFSYFGALGKKGYGYNVNYLLSFFRKTLDQDEVTKVALIGVGNLGTAFLNYNFMKNNNTKIVQAFDTDPSKMKSEVGEVPIYHIDELEEHLQREGVTVAILTVPAHAAQSITDRLVNSGVSGILNFTPARITVPNQIRVHHIDLAVELQALVYFLKHYPLEGSSEEVETE; encoded by the coding sequence ATGGATATGGATTATCAAAAAATTCCACAAGCCACAGCAAAGAGATTGCCTTTGTATTATCGCTTTCTAAATAATCTACATAACCAAGGAAAGCAAAGAGTTTCATCAAAGGAATTAAGTGATGCTGTGAAGGTTGATTCGGCAACGATTCGCCGCGATTTTTCATATTTTGGAGCTTTAGGGAAGAAAGGGTACGGTTATAATGTAAATTATTTACTATCATTTTTTAGAAAGACTTTGGATCAAGATGAGGTAACAAAAGTAGCCTTAATTGGTGTTGGTAATTTGGGAACTGCATTTTTAAATTATAATTTTATGAAGAACAACAACACTAAAATAGTGCAAGCTTTTGATACAGATCCAAGTAAGATGAAGAGTGAAGTTGGAGAGGTTCCAATTTATCATATCGATGAGCTTGAAGAACATTTACAAAGAGAAGGTGTGACAGTTGCTATCCTTACAGTTCCTGCACACGCTGCACAGTCCATTACGGACCGCTTAGTAAATTCAGGTGTGTCAGGGATCTTGAATTTCACACCAGCGCGAATTACTGTTCCTAATCAAATTCGTGTCCATCACATTGACCTTGCTGTGGAACTGCAGGCGCTTGTCTATTTCCTCAAGCATTATCCATTAGAAGGATCAAGTGAAGAAGTAGAGACTGAATAG
- a CDS encoding tyrosine-type recombinase/integrase: MLIKFAYQDFIEDRKFKNTSEENIRNYQTMLREFVDYCPTQGVVNVEDITYNLVRQYLMDCQQRGNKPGSINSKLHRIRAFLNYMIECEVIKENPAKKVSRQKEDVKIDVFTDNHIKQMLAYYRRIKQREKSYYAYRDYMLILVFLGTGIRRSEAVKLKWDDIDLQHLSMSIFGKNRKKDTLPITAKLAKELSAYRLFCEQYFSELGQYLFVNIKNQPMTNNSVTFVFRNLSKKMNFKDIRVSPHTFRHTFCHRLALSGMSPFAIQKMMRHEDISVTMRYVAMWGNDLREQADKHNPLNDLDI, encoded by the coding sequence ATGTTAATCAAGTTTGCTTATCAAGATTTTATTGAGGACAGAAAATTTAAAAACACCTCGGAAGAGAACATCCGTAATTATCAAACGATGTTGAGAGAGTTTGTGGATTATTGTCCAACTCAAGGTGTGGTAAACGTAGAGGATATCACCTATAACCTAGTTAGACAGTATTTGATGGATTGTCAGCAGAGAGGGAACAAACCGGGTTCTATCAACTCCAAGTTACATCGCATTCGAGCTTTTTTAAACTATATGATTGAGTGTGAAGTAATCAAGGAAAATCCAGCAAAGAAAGTGAGCAGACAAAAGGAAGATGTGAAAATAGATGTTTTCACTGATAATCATATTAAGCAGATGCTTGCCTATTATCGGAGAATCAAGCAAAGAGAAAAAAGTTATTATGCATATCGAGACTATATGTTGATTCTCGTTTTTCTTGGTACAGGAATTCGTAGGTCGGAAGCAGTTAAATTAAAATGGGATGATATTGATCTTCAGCATTTAAGTATGTCTATTTTCGGAAAAAATAGAAAGAAAGACACATTACCAATCACTGCGAAGTTAGCAAAAGAACTATCGGCCTATCGATTGTTTTGTGAACAATATTTCTCTGAATTGGGACAATACCTCTTCGTAAATATTAAAAATCAACCTATGACAAATAATTCGGTTACCTTTGTTTTTAGAAATCTATCAAAAAAGATGAATTTTAAAGACATTCGTGTCTCGCCACACACATTCCGTCATACCTTTTGTCATCGACTAGCACTATCAGGGATGAGTCCGTTTGCTATTCAAAAGATGATGCGCCACGAAGACATTTCCGTGACCATGAGATATGTTGCCATGTGGGGGAATGACTTACGAGAACAAGCAGACAAGCACAACCCCTTAAACGATTTAGATATATAA
- the moaC gene encoding cyclic pyranopterin monophosphate synthase MoaC translates to MSDFTHFNDQGRAKMVDIVEKQDTLRTAVAQSSIIVNQEIYQKITNHEMAKGDVLSVAQVAGIMAAKKTSDWIPMCHPLQLKGVNIEFRWEEHNKDYELIITSTVKTRGSTGVEMEALTSASATALTVYDMCKAVDKGMVIGQTFLVSKTGGKSGDFHR, encoded by the coding sequence TTGTCAGATTTCACACATTTTAATGATCAAGGACGAGCGAAAATGGTCGATATTGTTGAGAAACAAGATACCCTACGAACAGCGGTCGCTCAATCAAGTATCATTGTCAATCAAGAGATTTATCAGAAGATTACCAATCATGAGATGGCTAAAGGAGATGTACTGAGTGTGGCACAGGTTGCCGGGATCATGGCTGCTAAAAAAACTTCTGACTGGATACCGATGTGTCATCCTCTTCAATTAAAAGGGGTTAATATTGAATTCCGATGGGAAGAGCATAACAAGGACTATGAACTTATCATCACTTCTACTGTGAAAACAAGAGGAAGTACGGGTGTTGAAATGGAAGCGCTAACCTCTGCTTCAGCAACAGCATTAACGGTTTATGATATGTGTAAGGCTGTAGATAAGGGAATGGTGATTGGGCAAACTTTTTTAGTTAGTAAGACTGGTGGGAAAAGCGGAGATTTTCACCGATAG
- the groES gene encoding co-chaperone GroES: MLKPLGDRVVIELVEQEQKTSSGIVLPDSAKEKPQEGRVVAVGSGRVTENGEKVALEVKEGDSIIFSKYAGTEVKYEGKEYLILRESDILAVIG; the protein is encoded by the coding sequence TTGTTAAAGCCATTAGGTGATCGAGTTGTCATCGAGTTAGTGGAACAAGAACAAAAAACTTCTAGCGGAATCGTGCTACCTGATTCTGCAAAGGAAAAGCCACAGGAAGGTCGTGTGGTTGCTGTAGGTAGCGGAAGAGTAACTGAAAATGGAGAAAAAGTAGCTCTTGAAGTAAAAGAAGGCGATTCTATCATTTTCTCTAAATACGCAGGTACTGAAGTGAAGTACGAAGGTAAAGAATACTTAATTTTACGCGAGAGCGACATTTTAGCAGTTATTGGTTAA
- a CDS encoding DNA cytosine methyltransferase: MIFKKGEFFNGPGGLALGAKMARVVDENGQEYRVEHAWANDIDESACKTFIHNICPEKPESVINKDVRELDIDTLGNIDAFTFGFPCNDYSIVGEKKGLQGDYGPLYSYGVKVLKTYQPKWFVAENVSGLQSANEGQAFKKIMSELRDAGYKITPHLYKFEEYGIPQTRHRIIIVGIRNDLNLEYKVPAPTHGKGRLPYKTVKEALENPSIKEDAHNNELTRHTQKVKDFLNCIPPGQNAWYEGIPEHLRLNVKGAKMSQIYRRLHPDVPSYTVTGSGGGGTHMYHWEEPRALTNRERARIQTFPDNFVFLGGKEKVRQQIGMAVPPMAAKIIIEAILKTFAGIEYESIDSKWSSEEFLVQVELNLVNA, encoded by the coding sequence ATGATATTTAAAAAAGGCGAATTTTTCAATGGTCCGGGTGGTCTTGCTCTTGGTGCAAAGATGGCAAGAGTAGTTGATGAAAATGGACAAGAATATAGAGTGGAACACGCATGGGCCAATGATATAGATGAATCAGCATGTAAGACTTTCATTCATAATATATGTCCAGAGAAACCGGAATCGGTTATAAATAAAGATGTTCGTGAGTTGGATATAGATACCTTGGGAAATATTGACGCTTTTACGTTTGGATTCCCATGTAACGATTATAGTATTGTTGGAGAGAAAAAAGGTCTCCAAGGTGACTACGGTCCATTATATTCATACGGTGTTAAAGTACTTAAGACATATCAACCAAAATGGTTTGTAGCTGAAAATGTTTCTGGACTCCAAAGTGCAAATGAAGGACAGGCTTTCAAAAAAATAATGAGTGAGTTAAGAGATGCAGGTTATAAAATTACGCCGCATTTGTACAAGTTTGAAGAGTATGGTATTCCACAAACCAGACATAGGATAATTATTGTTGGCATTAGAAATGACTTGAATTTAGAATATAAAGTACCTGCACCAACACACGGAAAAGGGCGACTACCATATAAAACAGTTAAAGAAGCCCTTGAAAATCCTTCAATAAAAGAGGACGCACATAATAATGAGTTAACTCGTCATACACAAAAAGTTAAAGACTTTTTAAACTGTATACCCCCTGGACAAAATGCATGGTATGAGGGGATCCCGGAGCATTTAAGATTAAATGTTAAGGGTGCTAAAATGAGCCAGATTTATAGACGACTGCATCCAGATGTTCCATCATATACAGTTACAGGTAGTGGTGGAGGAGGTACTCATATGTATCACTGGGAAGAACCGCGTGCCCTAACTAATCGCGAGAGAGCACGCATACAAACCTTCCCTGATAACTTTGTTTTTCTTGGGGGAAAGGAAAAGGTAAGACAACAAATTGGTATGGCAGTTCCTCCAATGGCAGCAAAGATTATTATTGAAGCTATACTTAAAACTTTTGCGGGTATTGAGTATGAAAGCATCGATTCCAAGTGGAGTTCTGAAGAGTTTTTAGTTCAAGTAGAATTAAATCTTGTCAACGCTTAA
- a CDS encoding type II CAAX endopeptidase family protein, with product MPKRYWYIIIAYILMQFSPFIGYPILAGFNLTESEIIGYWGVFSFLIGTIVILILVAPTLKEDSMLRSKGSDRVVMWSILGVFMAYFAQIIAANIEIYILGITTSSENTQTLMNIARDVPLFVVVTVLFAPVLEEIVFRKILFGSIYKKTNFWIAGIISSLIFSVVHGDISHTLTYTAMGFVFAFLYVKTKRIIVPIFAHMMMNGFVVLVQYNLTPEDLERMEQQLEQMKTIFIGG from the coding sequence GTGCCAAAGCGTTATTGGTATATCATTATAGCCTATATACTTATGCAATTTTCCCCTTTCATTGGATACCCTATTTTAGCTGGTTTTAATCTTACCGAATCAGAAATTATTGGATATTGGGGAGTCTTTAGTTTCCTTATTGGAACCATTGTTATCCTTATTCTTGTCGCACCAACTTTGAAAGAGGATTCTATGCTTCGTTCCAAAGGATCAGATCGTGTGGTCATGTGGTCAATCTTAGGAGTTTTCATGGCTTATTTTGCTCAAATTATAGCGGCTAATATTGAAATCTATATTCTAGGAATTACGACTTCTTCTGAAAATACACAAACCTTAATGAACATAGCTCGTGATGTCCCTTTATTTGTAGTCGTGACAGTTTTGTTTGCTCCTGTTTTAGAAGAAATAGTCTTTAGAAAAATTTTATTTGGGTCCATCTATAAAAAAACAAACTTTTGGATTGCAGGAATTATATCTTCGCTAATTTTCTCAGTGGTACATGGAGACATTTCTCATACATTAACCTATACAGCTATGGGATTTGTTTTTGCTTTTCTATATGTCAAAACGAAACGTATCATTGTTCCTATTTTTGCCCATATGATGATGAATGGTTTTGTCGTTCTTGTCCAGTACAATTTAACTCCAGAAGATCTTGAAAGAATGGAACAGCAATTAGAACAGATGAAAACTATATTTATTGGAGGATAA
- a CDS encoding crossover junction endodeoxyribonuclease RuvC produces the protein MSYYLGLDLATVQTGWAIARVEQKKILEVKKGTITFSRSLSRSKRLKGLGESIKDLVERYEVEPILIKEQPLHDQSRRISGTLFMAHGVVEFLFSNFEFEDVNPVEVKKFVTGYGHASKQEVQKKVCEMLNVPMEFGSLDESDAMSILVKGLWNRSLVNDFSLKR, from the coding sequence ATGTCATACTATTTAGGGCTTGATTTGGCTACCGTACAAACAGGTTGGGCAATCGCAAGAGTTGAACAAAAAAAGATTCTGGAAGTAAAGAAGGGAACCATTACGTTTTCAAGATCTTTGTCTAGGTCGAAACGCCTGAAAGGACTAGGGGAGAGTATTAAGGATTTGGTTGAACGGTATGAAGTAGAACCCATTCTCATTAAGGAACAACCTTTACATGACCAAAGCAGAAGAATATCAGGCACTTTGTTCATGGCTCATGGTGTGGTTGAGTTTCTTTTTTCAAACTTTGAATTTGAGGATGTAAATCCTGTAGAAGTAAAAAAATTTGTTACAGGCTACGGTCATGCTTCCAAGCAAGAAGTACAAAAAAAGGTCTGTGAAATGTTAAATGTTCCAATGGAATTTGGCAGCCTGGATGAGTCGGACGCCATGTCAATTCTGGTTAAAGGGCTCTGGAATCGTAGTCTTGTAAATGATTTTTCCCTTAAACGATGA
- a CDS encoding AlwI family type II restriction endonuclease, whose translation MSERKIWFITRPERDPKFHRDALLALWDATNGFSIRWSRNREAHLNYERALNQRGVKRENISNDGSGGRTWAAMLKTFAYIYTDDDGFLVLTKVGKKILDGEKVRENVTKQILTLQIPNAYFLESGFRPKFESGFRIRPARFLIKLTNQAILDYYTTKEEITFFVLTAQKDNDLQQVTDSIIKFRNATPKEKAQMKQDIAKNFDHRERSDKGARDFEVAHGDVAHTFMLICDYTGLVEYFRGEALRVDPTNSKEISEKNSYYDSRFPFNSRYLISLQRMAENNGLDIDSYKASSYGEIKPATNKKKTENKIRELLADYPDPDALSSADLKNILLNEFSPKEAEKHAEIIKQNSLNALNNDFVEAYLNELDNLAFEDKTGEVFKVIGFDVEMRPKPLSDDETEIEILLKYGNILMGIIDAKNYRTKFPLSASLASHMASEYIPNYNGYDGRDVSFFGYVTAADWSGEKNLEKISNLAKRTIPDRDIKGIMLSANVLLGFLDYCIDNDLPRQERVKLFLSAIDNKAFSSVGELLRFIKK comes from the coding sequence TTGTCAGAAAGAAAAATATGGTTTATAACCCGTCCAGAGAGAGACCCAAAATTTCATCGAGATGCACTTTTAGCTTTATGGGATGCCACAAACGGATTTTCTATTAGATGGTCTCGAAACCGTGAAGCTCATCTTAACTATGAAAGAGCATTAAACCAACGCGGAGTTAAACGTGAAAACATTAGTAACGATGGTTCAGGTGGAAGAACCTGGGCAGCAATGTTAAAAACTTTTGCATACATTTACACAGACGATGATGGTTTTTTAGTGCTTACAAAAGTAGGTAAAAAAATCCTTGATGGTGAGAAAGTAAGAGAAAACGTAACAAAACAAATATTGACACTTCAAATCCCTAACGCTTACTTTCTTGAATCTGGCTTCCGTCCAAAATTTGAATCAGGTTTTCGAATTCGACCAGCCCGATTTCTCATCAAGCTGACCAATCAGGCTATTTTGGATTACTATACAACAAAAGAAGAAATCACCTTCTTTGTTCTAACTGCACAAAAAGATAATGATTTACAGCAAGTTACAGATAGCATTATTAAATTCAGAAATGCAACTCCAAAAGAAAAGGCTCAAATGAAACAAGATATCGCTAAAAACTTTGATCATCGGGAACGTTCAGATAAGGGAGCACGCGATTTTGAGGTTGCACACGGTGATGTTGCACATACATTTATGTTAATTTGCGATTACACGGGTCTTGTGGAATACTTCCGGGGAGAAGCTCTTCGAGTTGATCCAACAAATTCAAAGGAAATTTCAGAAAAAAATTCTTATTATGATTCCCGGTTCCCCTTTAATTCCCGCTATCTTATCTCTTTACAACGCATGGCAGAAAACAACGGTTTGGACATTGATAGCTATAAAGCGAGTAGCTATGGTGAAATAAAACCTGCCACAAACAAAAAGAAAACAGAAAACAAAATTCGTGAATTACTTGCCGATTATCCAGATCCTGATGCATTATCGAGTGCGGATTTAAAGAATATATTGTTAAATGAATTTTCCCCAAAAGAAGCAGAAAAGCATGCTGAAATAATAAAGCAAAATAGCCTAAATGCGTTGAACAATGATTTTGTAGAGGCATACCTAAATGAATTGGATAATCTTGCTTTCGAAGATAAGACAGGTGAAGTATTTAAAGTGATTGGTTTCGACGTTGAGATGAGGCCAAAGCCCCTATCAGATGATGAAACCGAAATTGAAATTCTTCTTAAGTATGGAAATATTCTTATGGGGATCATAGATGCAAAAAATTATCGTACTAAATTCCCGTTATCCGCATCATTAGCCTCACATATGGCCTCCGAATATATACCTAATTATAATGGATATGATGGAAGAGATGTATCTTTCTTTGGCTACGTCACTGCCGCGGATTGGAGTGGTGAAAAAAACCTGGAAAAAATCAGCAATCTCGCAAAACGTACTATTCCCGATAGAGATATCAAAGGTATTATGTTAAGCGCTAATGTCTTATTGGGATTTTTGGATTACTGTATAGATAACGACCTTCCAAGACAAGAACGTGTGAAACTTTTCCTTTCAGCTATTGACAATAAGGCATTCTCTTCTGTTGGGGAGCTATTACGTTTTATAAAAAAGTAA
- a CDS encoding YdiK family protein, which produces MKTSPLVMASIYFFMGVLFTFIAIESTAEDVWNFTTIILVIVATFDFGVCLRLVLLHFKIKKIK; this is translated from the coding sequence ATGAAGACTTCACCTCTTGTGATGGCTTCCATATATTTTTTCATGGGAGTGCTATTCACTTTTATTGCAATTGAAAGCACTGCAGAAGATGTATGGAATTTCACAACTATTATTCTAGTCATTGTTGCCACTTTTGATTTTGGTGTTTGCCTACGCTTGGTTCTTCTTCATTTCAAAATAAAGAAAATCAAATAA